In one Lycium barbarum isolate Lr01 chromosome 7, ASM1917538v2, whole genome shotgun sequence genomic region, the following are encoded:
- the LOC132603436 gene encoding myb-related protein 306-like: MGRPPCCDKIGVKKGPWTPEEDIILVSYIQEHGPGNWRAVPTNTGLLRCSKSCRLRWTNYLRPGIKRGNFTEHEERMIIHLQALLGNRWAAIASYLPQRTDNDIKNYWNTHLQKKLQKLQGHDDENSQKGKSSSSISKGQWERRLQTDIHTAKQALSDALSLTDKKNISPTTPLPIQTSTYASSADNISRLLKNWMKNSPQLSSQSISNSTTTSQSSYNNLLIGTGSSSSPSEGTMNAPTPEGLDSLFSFNSSYNSDVCQSMLADDVVAFTPDQDAGIFQVENNKHNLPNFKNENGFFQKGSKQNLETEVPLTLLENWLFDDSNAQTQEELMGILDWP; this comes from the exons ATGGGAAGGCCACCTTGTTGTGATAAAATTGGTGTGAAGAAAGGACCATGGACACCAGAAGAAGATATCATTTTAGTTTCATATATTCAAGAACATGGTCCTGGAAATTGGAGAGCTGTTCCTACTAATACTG GATTGCTTAGATGCAGCAAGAGCTGTAGGCTTAGATGGACAAACTATCTCCGTCCAGGCATCAAACGTGGCAACTTTACCGAGCATGAAGAGAGGATGATTATTCACCTCCAAGCTCTTCTTGGCAATAG ATGGGCAGCCATAGCTTCATACCTTCCACAAAGAACGGACAATGACATAAAGAATTACTGGAATACTCATTTGCAAAAGAAGCTCCAGAAGCTTCAAGGTCATGATGATGAGAATAGTCAAAAgggaaaatcatcatcatcaatctcaaagGGACAGTGGGAAAGGAGACTTCAAACAGACATCCACACAGCTAAACAAGCTCTTTCTGATGCTTTGTCCCTTACTGACAAAAAAAACATTTCTCCTACTACTCCTCTTCCTATCCAAACATCTACTTATGCATCTAGCGCTGATAACATCTCTCGATTGCTTAAAAATTGGATGAAAAATTCCCCTCAATTATCATCTCAAAGCATTTCTAACTCAACCACCACCAGCCAGAGCTCTTACAACAATTTATTAATCGGGACAGGTTCGAGTTCTAGTCCTAGTGAAGGGACCATGAATGCACCAACACCGGAGGGGTTAGACTCTCTCTTTAGCTTCAATTCATCCTATAATTCTGATGTTTGTCAGTCTATGTTGGCGGACGATGTTGTTGCTTTCACACCTGATCAGGATGCTGGAATTTTCCAAGTTGAAAATAATAAACACAATTTGCCAAATTTCAAGAATGAAAATGGATTTTTCCAAAAAGGGAGCAAGCAAAATTTGGAGACGGAAGTACCCTTAACTTTGCTGGAAAACTGGctctttgatgattctaatgctcaAACACAGGAAGAACTAATGGGAATCCTGGATTGGCCATAA